The DNA region AATGGAAAAGACATTAGAGTTACCTGCTCAACGATTTCATGCTTCTTAAGGTTCCTTGAAAATCCACCTTTTCCAGTGGCACAAAATGAGCAACGCAGTGGGCAGCCAACCTGAATATCCAAAATAAAGGCACATAAAAAAACAAGTCAATAAACGAAGTACACtgcaatatatattttcattactGAAGCATGAAAACAGTTCCTTGAATCAACAAAAAGAATACCCCTAtgaaagggtaaaaaaaaaagttggcacTGGTTGATTCACAGGTCAGAAAATCACCTGCGATGATACGCACGCAGTAAGTCTCACTGAACCTTTGGCATCTTCAACTGGTATGCCCACAGTTTCAATCAACCTGTTGTCCTCCAACTTAATCAATAACTGCATGATCAGTGGCAAGTAGAATTAAATAAGAGAACAGAGGTAACTTCCAAATCAAAATGTGTGAGGCAAAGACATTAGCAACCATATATTCACTAGACCACCAAAAGTTTATGATAATATCCAAAGGAAAAAAGTTTTCCACCAAACCAAGCTGGAGGAATCTCCTCCAACTGATTACACGGCGGTTCATAACACCATCTACGTGTCTTAAATCACATgagttatttaaatttaaacaagtcacattACAATTAAATAGATAATGTGACTAAAAGTACACGTGCATTTGCATTGTCTTATGAACTGCTTGGAAAATCTGAAAGTGCCGTTTGACAAATTACAATTAGTAAAATAATCAAATCATATTCTTCTTACCTTAATAGTGCCATCAACTGCAGTTACAGTATTATGAATGGGCGACCGCCCGACTTTCCATCCAGCTTCTTCAAGATCATTCCTGAATGCTTGAGGCACTATAAAccgcaccaaaaaaaaaaaaaaaagtccagtACAGTACAAGTCACACAATTAACAAAGAGGCTAGATTACATGAAAAGGAAATAGAGAATTTTTTCTCACATTGACTGAAATCTTGAATTTCTTTGACCTTTCTCTTGTAAATTAGATGATGGAGTTGCTTCCCTCTAAAGCTTTGCTAAAACataattccaaaaatattttaaaaataacaatcatAATAATCACAAAAGAACTAAGAAATAATAAGCCTGATTCCTCAACTATTAATGCCCAGCTATTCAAAATGTTATTcagttttgattttaattttctcGAGAACCAAACGTAGGAGAGGATAAGTGTTTTGCTTTTTATTGATTACCTGACCGAAGTCGAGGGCGACCTGTTGGAGCTCCTGCTCGGACATGCCGAGGAGCACGTGCGAGTCCGCTTGGGAGGCACGTgcggaggaagaagaagaagaagaagaagaagaagacgacgaCCTTATAGTTATAGAGAGGTTGCGGGAGGATATAACAGCAGCAAGGAAGCGAGGTCGAGCCGCACGTGCGAGAGGGGCGGAGCACACGTGCTGAATTAGCGCCATTGAAGTGGCAAtcatcactctctctctctctctctctctctctctctctctctgctcaGTGCTCCGTTTGGGCAAACGCTGAAGTGTGAAGCAGAGCAGAGCAGAGCCCCAGGCAAGCAAGCAAGCAAAGGCAATCGCTTAAACCTCAGCCTTCGGTTGCAAAATACGATAATAACCCTCTATCTGTTTTGGACGACTTGCGTTTTTTATCTAAGATGGCAAGTAAACGACTTTCACTACTGGTATGTAATGTAGTAAACGACCGTGGGTAGAAAATGGGAAAACTATCCTCTTCttgtgaaaaaataataatcttacGGAGGGATAGCAACGGAACGGGGTTGAAAATCGGGTTAGGGGTGCCCGTCATCACTTTGGAGTGGAGAAAAGTATGGATCTCACACATATATTCGATGTATGACatactgaaattattttattaaaacatttcaatgaaaaagacacctcttttttctttttttttggatgagtaGCCAAGTGGTTCTTAAGAATAAGTCTACTACcacaacaattttcacaacTTTGGTCACAACTCGCTTTCATTGCGAGTTGTGAGTGatggaaaaaaattgttaattcaTATGAGTTCACAATTCCACTACTTACAAGTTGCCATGTGAATAAGTTGTggcaaaattgtgaaaatagtTCTTAAAATAAGTTAAAGTTAACATTCTTGCCTATTGAAAAGCATTACACATGAGCCAATTGCAGTTTCTGGTCCGGATTCATAGACAAGCAACCTAAGCATTCGTCAATCAGATCATTTTTAAGGATGGCTTGGGATTACATTTGCAAACTTTATGATCTCCTCCTTAATCagcattaataataatagtaacataAATCAATTCTTGTAAACCCAAGGCCAATAGAGGAATGCATCATGGAGTCCAGCTTGTATGACATAATCACACCAACTGCTTTCAATGTATGAAAGTGAAGTGTACAAAACTGTTCAAGATGAGCCTGGATATATTTGTGACAAACTGACAATAAAAGGGCAACATTTGAGAGAGTCTGAGACttgcaattttttgtttaatagtgAGTAGTGAGTCTAGTGACAGTAATCTTTATTGTCAGTCACTGCTCATCACACTATATTAGACTTCAGCTGTATTTTCAACTTTCTACACTGGTATGTAGTATGTACTGGAAAAGGAGGTGTTCCCAAGAACAAAGGCTAAAAATCCTGGCCtttgtacttatcaaaaaacaaaaacaaaaaatcctgGCCTTTGCTTTATATATTGATGTGTATCCAACCAAGAGACCGCAGCTGATCTGAAAATAAGGCAAAAGAAAgcataaataagaaaattttgaaaaagacccaaataaaggggaaaatgaatagagaaaagaatagaggattaaaatatcaaattatcaacaacaaaaaaagaagctttttaCCAACAAGTACATGAATTAATACACATGGTGTAATTGAAAACAGTGAAATGAATCAACAAGTACGCAGATGAGGATGACAGACTCAAAATCACCCAAAATATGCTTATATAAGGTTTCTTTTTAGGTGGATtaatctataatttttatcaGGAATAGAAACTTTAGCAGTTCTCAGTGCATTTGTTCATTCTTTACCACCTTTATTCATATACTAGCATCAGTTGTAGTTTTGCTTTTCTCATTGAACAGTTATGCATTTGCTTTCTGTCTTTTGTCATAACCAGCACAATGTCAAAACCTAAACTGCAATTTCCACCTCCAATATCCATCACAGTCCAACCTCAGCTGTCATCTACGTCttgatatgaaaaaataaatgaattttacCAAAACTTCAAGCTAATATGCCTTCACAAAAATCTATCCATCCACCAGTGGCCATTTGGCCTAGCAATCCAACTAAAACTAGCAACGTGGCTTAGAAATATTCAGCTGCCCCTCAATTGGGAAAAATTAAGAGATTGAGCCCTCAAGTCCCCctttacaaatatttaaaagcAAGGTAAAAGACCACTCTATTGGCTAGggttctaaaaagaaaaaattactacCTAACATACAGAGGATGAGGGAGAATTATACTAGAAAATGAAAGATAATTAtccttaatttaaaaaactGAGCAATCAGGCGCAAAAGCTGTGTATCTCACCCCATTCACTAGAAGAGCCTTGGCACTGATCTCCTTGGTACTTTGCCTTCAAGCTTTAGTCTTCTATATGCTTCTCTAATGTGACAAGGCCGAATAGGCCCAGAATCCTTCCAGTCAGTCATAACCACTCTAGCTGTAAACAGAAATGCATCAACAGAGAATACATTGAAGACTGAACGAATTTTAATATCTGAAAATATGGTTATATAAGACTAAGATGTGCACTAGATTTAAATGTGAGTCTGGGGGAATGTGATAGAGAAAGCATCAATAGCCCCCAAAGGCTGTTGCTAGGTCCACCACTGCCAAAGGGGATCACTTGTATTTTGGAAAATACATGTCAacttaagttttgaaatttgaataatatatgCATACCAGTCTCAACAATATCACCAACAAACATTTTTGCTGTCGCTGACACTGCAACTATCATTGGCTCGGAAACTGCCCGCATTCCAGTGATGCTCAGTAACAACTACACTTTCACCATATGAGAgaagcaaacaaaaaattaggGAAAACTTTAATTGCACTAATTAATCACCTACCAGTTCTATTGCTGCACTTCAAGAAAGATGCATAAAAATGCCTAGTAAGAGGTCAACAAGCCTAAATGGTCTTTCACCAAATTATTCTCTCCAGACTATGTTGtcctacattttcttttttccctcacaCATTCATGGTACATGTTCATTGGCAACACTCAGTCCAATAAAAGTGTTTCATTATAGGTGGCTGGCTTCTCAACATACCAAAACTCAGATCACATAAGTGGAGGAACCAATAAATTTTTAGGCAAAAGTAAAAAGGTATTTTGGGTGGTCAATAACTCAACTTGACAAAGCCTTACAAAGACCCAACTACAAGGGACAGAAATCAAgggaaaagagaaggaaaattcACAGCAAATATATAGAACAAGGCAACAAGCATACCTTTCTCATGTCGGATTTTTTAAATCGAGATCTCCGAAAGAACTCATACCTCTCCATCTGTTCCTCTGTGAATCGTGAGAGGATAGCCCTGAAAAGTATAGAGCAAGATGTAGTAGTAGTTCTCCATAATAAGCACAAAAAAGCAAGATGTCTATCAGTTCTCCGTAAAGTTAAACCAcctattacatttttatttggATTAAATTGGTTTTACATCAACTATAACTTCTGAAAATTGAAAGGCAAAAAATCCCttctttcttaaaagaaaatgatagtgtaaattttattagataatGAGTAACTATGCAGTTAGGACATCAGATGCAAGTATATCAGAAAGGCCAGGAGGGTGATCCTCCATCCAGTACATCccatttcttaaaattatataaCTTGCAATTAGGACAAGCTTATTTGGTTTCTTTTACCATAGTAAAAGATAACATTCCCATATATGTCCGCAAGACATAGCAGAAAGAACTCAAATAATCTTCTACATACTGTGTCCTGGCGGCTTTGTCAGGGTCTCTCTTATATGAAATATTTCTGATGTTGATGTCCACATTATCATCCtcttcatcctcatcctcatcttcattgTTGCCAGTGGATGCATTAGTCCCAGCGGGCGCTATCACGACCGGCGATGTTAACACATTAGCGGGAGTCTGGATTTGACCTTCAATGTCCATAGAATCAGCAGTAGGGGAATCAGGTGGCAATTCTTCTACATCCTTAAATGCCACCTCAAACGGGTCCACAGATTGCCTTGGTTCCATTGTCTCCTTTTCCAACTATAATAACCTCATCAGTCAATGATCATAACAAGATCTACATTCCAAAACACGAACATTACAAACTAAATAGCCTAATAACAATGCAAACAATTAACAAGAATACCCTCTTCCCTAATCTCATTCAAGAATTTCaacaaacatataaaatacaaaatctaGCAAACCCCAATTGTCTATACATTCAACAGCCAATTAATTAGAATCCAACTCTATGCATATATAATTGAACCAAAATGATTGTATTAAAGGCTATATTGCTATAACAAACATGCAAAACACAAACTATAACCAACCCAACATACATTTTCCCAACAGAGTTACATTTTGGCAGCATTGAgttgggttttggatttggaatttgttaGTATTTAAAGGCTTCATTCTATGATAAAATTCATGTACTGAACCCAGCAAATTGAGGCTGTATTATTAAAGCTCTAGTCCATTTGAGAATGTATAAGCTTAATAGGCACAAATTATATacggcattttatcaaacacgtAACGTGTATAACGGTATGGTGTTTGCAAATCAAATTCAAACCCAttagaaatgaagaaaaaagagatgttGATACCTAGGGTTATAGAGAGCGATTTCTTTGAATGATGGAATTGTGATGTGAAATTGTGAAGCGCCTTGGAGGTTGGAGTTGGAACTTGAGAGTTGAAACCGCCTTTCCAgctgtatatatataatatttagaaTTTCATAGGTATTGGGCTTGAGTaccttttattatatttggacCGGGCCTCGATATTGAGATTTTTTAAGTTCGAAAAATTTCCGGCCCATTATCAAGTACTTGGATGATGATCATCATAGCAAAAAAGGTTTAATAATTTTCAAcaattataatttgtaattactacatttttgtcaaaggttttttttttttttttgtgtttctttaacaatatttgatatttatccAAACTGCACAGTTTATGTTCTAAATTCAATCTGTGTTCTACTGTAATAGTAATCAAAGATAAGCACTGTGCAATTGTAATCAAAGAAATGCAATGAGTAAGGTTTAACCCACAAacgtatattaaaaaaaatggataatcatcagaaaataaagaaatgaagaagaCCCAAAGTCCAAATAGATAGAAGGTTGttgatttctttataaaaacaaagtagAAAAGAGTAATGTATATTGACATACTTATTGAACTGAAACAATTTGAACTGCacttttataagtaaaattttatcttttttggatttttaatttagaaaagaTGGTGATAATAGTGTAGAGAAAAAGAACATGGAACTGAGAGGAATTGAGGCAGAAATATATTGAATAAGTTGAGTAACTAACGTGATAGTTGtttctatatataaacaaaaaataataataaaaactaatgtGACAGTTGTCCTGTTTTGTAAGCAATGTTTTACATAGGAGTTAAAGATTATTTTTAGCATGTTATCCTTAAGTTTTATCTTtgctttttagtatttttttttatataaaaaaaaaaaacccaaacatgAGATAAGTTTAAGGAGCAAGGGAAACCGGtattttaaagggaaaaaaaaaaaaaaaaaagtgaaaacatgGAGTAATGCTTagtttgaaaatcaattggagTTAAATATGGGAGTTAAACATTGCCTATTTTGTAAGCAAGGTTACACGTGAGagttaaaaatgtatttttaatatattatcgTCAAgctttatctctacttaaaatTAGGCTGTAGAGATATTttggaaccaaaaaaaatgttcaatcCAAACAGGAAAAACTccttaaatattattatagatAAACAAAATACCTAAACTTGGATGCATATGTGatataacttctttttttttttataatctatatGATATAACACATACAAACACTATTTAACCCAAAAGTTTGTCTATTAGTTTGAACTCAACTATGTTAATTCACCATTCACTCATCTCAACTATATtgtgtataatatataaaacttaaaacgtaaaatttattgttgctaAGCTCCTCATATCAACGttgtattttggtcaatttcagTCTACTTTGGTCAATTTCAGTCCAATTTAGTTCACTTCGGTCCATTTCAGTCCACTTCCGTCAACTTCAGTGCGTTAGGTTTACTTCGGtttaatttggtccattttggtcaaCTTCGGTCCagttcagtccactttggtctatttTAGTCCACTTCCATCAACTTCAGTCTATTCGGTCCATTGCAGTCTACTTAA from Castanea sativa cultivar Marrone di Chiusa Pesio chromosome 6, ASM4071231v1 includes:
- the LOC142639013 gene encoding transcription initiation factor TFIID subunit 11-like yields the protein MEPRQSVDPFEVAFKDVEELPPDSPTADSMDIEGQIQTPANVLTSPVVIAPAGTNASTGNNEDEDEDEEDDNVDINIRNISYKRDPDKAARTQAILSRFTEEQMERYEFFRRSRFKKSDMRKLLLSITGMRAVSEPMIVAVSATAKMFVGDIVETARVVMTDWKDSGPIRPCHIREAYRRLKLEGKVPRRSVPRLF